The following coding sequences lie in one Mesorhizobium sp. DCY119 genomic window:
- the pyc gene encoding pyruvate carboxylase, producing MPISKILVANRSEIAIRVFRAANELGLKTVAIWAEEDKYSLHRFKADESYQVGRGPHLAKDMGPIESYLSIEEVIRVAKQSGADAIHPGYGLLSESPEFADACAEAGITFIGPKPETMRRLGNKVAARNLAIEVGVPVVPATEPLPDDMETVKKLAAGIGYPVMLKASWGGGGRGMRAIRSEADLAREVTEGKREAKAAFGKDEVYLEKLIERARHVEVQVLGDTHGNAVHLFERDCSIQRRNQKVVERAPAPYLDAIQRGELCDYALKIARATNYIGAGTVEFLMDADSGKFYFIEVNPRIQVEHTVTEQVTGIDIVKAQIHILDGFEIGKPESGVPSQSEIRLNGHAMQCRITTEDPEHNFIPDYGRITAYRGATGFGIRLDGGTAYSGAVITRFYDPLLEKITAWAPTPTEVIARMHRALREFRIRGVATNLTFLEAIITHPSFHDNSYTTRFIDTTPELFAQVKRQDRATKLLNYLADVSVNGHPETRGRPAPKEDAAAPIVPYLNGKVPDGSKQRLDALGPEKFAAWMRDQKQVLVTDTTMRDGHQSLLATRMRTHDIARIAGTYARALPQLLSLECWGGATFDVSMRFLTEDPWERLSLVREAAPNLLLQMLLRGANGVGYTNYPDNVVQHFVKQAADGGIDLFRVFDCLNWVENMRVAMDAVRTEGKLCEAAICYTGDILDPARAKYDLKYYVGLAGELEKAGAHIIAVKDMAGLLKPAAARVLFKALREATDLPIHFHTHDTSGLSAATVLAAVESGVDAIDAAMDSVSGNTSQPCLGSIVEALKGDPRDPGLDPQWIRRISFYWEAVRNQYAAFESDLKGPASEVYLHEMPGGQFTNLKEQARSLGLETRWHEVAQAYHDVNLMFGDIVKVTPSSKVVGDMALMMVSQDLTVADVENPDKDIAFPDSVVSMLRGDLGQSPGGWPKALQKKALKGEKPITVRPGSLLKPADLKADRKEIEEKLGRELSEFEFSSWLMYPKVFTDFVGAQDTYGPVSVLPTPVYFYGMASEDEIFVDIEKGKTLVIRCLAIGDVDEKGMVTVFFELNGQPRRVKVPDRAHGASAAKARRKAEPGNEAHVGAPMPGVVSTLAVAAGQAVKAGDVLLSIEAMKMETALHAERDGTITEVLVKAGDQIDAKDLLIAFG from the coding sequence GTGCCCATTTCGAAGATCCTCGTCGCCAACCGTTCCGAGATTGCCATTCGCGTGTTTCGCGCGGCCAATGAACTCGGGCTGAAAACGGTCGCGATATGGGCCGAGGAAGACAAATACTCGCTGCACCGCTTCAAGGCCGACGAGAGCTATCAGGTCGGGCGCGGGCCGCATCTCGCCAAGGATATGGGGCCGATCGAGAGCTATCTGTCGATCGAGGAGGTGATCCGGGTCGCCAAGCAGTCCGGCGCGGATGCCATCCATCCCGGCTACGGCCTGCTTTCGGAAAGCCCCGAATTCGCCGACGCCTGCGCCGAGGCAGGCATAACCTTCATCGGGCCCAAGCCGGAGACGATGCGCCGGCTCGGCAACAAGGTGGCGGCGCGCAATCTGGCCATCGAGGTCGGCGTGCCGGTGGTGCCTGCGACGGAGCCGCTGCCTGACGACATGGAGACGGTCAAGAAGCTTGCCGCCGGGATCGGCTACCCGGTGATGCTCAAGGCTTCCTGGGGCGGCGGCGGGCGCGGCATGCGCGCCATCCGCTCGGAGGCCGATCTCGCCCGCGAAGTGACGGAAGGCAAGCGCGAGGCCAAGGCTGCCTTCGGCAAGGACGAGGTCTATCTCGAAAAGCTGATCGAACGCGCCCGCCATGTCGAGGTGCAGGTGCTGGGCGACACGCATGGCAATGCGGTGCATCTGTTCGAGCGCGACTGCTCGATCCAGCGCCGCAACCAGAAGGTCGTGGAGCGCGCGCCGGCACCCTATCTCGACGCCATCCAGCGCGGCGAGCTTTGCGACTACGCGCTGAAGATCGCGCGCGCCACGAATTACATCGGCGCAGGCACTGTCGAGTTCCTGATGGATGCCGACAGCGGCAAATTCTACTTCATCGAGGTCAATCCGCGCATCCAGGTCGAGCATACCGTCACCGAGCAGGTGACCGGTATCGACATCGTCAAGGCGCAGATCCACATCCTCGATGGTTTTGAGATCGGCAAGCCGGAATCGGGCGTGCCTTCGCAGTCGGAAATCCGGCTGAATGGCCATGCCATGCAGTGCCGCATCACCACGGAAGACCCCGAGCACAATTTCATTCCCGACTATGGCCGCATCACCGCCTATCGCGGCGCGACCGGCTTCGGCATTCGCCTCGATGGCGGCACGGCCTATTCGGGCGCGGTCATCACGCGTTTCTACGATCCGCTGCTTGAGAAGATCACCGCCTGGGCACCGACGCCGACCGAGGTTATCGCCCGCATGCACCGTGCGCTGCGCGAGTTCCGCATCCGCGGCGTGGCGACCAACCTGACCTTCCTCGAAGCGATCATCACGCATCCGAGTTTCCACGACAATTCCTACACCACCCGCTTCATCGACACGACGCCGGAACTGTTCGCGCAGGTGAAGCGGCAGGACCGCGCCACCAAGCTGCTCAACTATCTGGCCGACGTGTCGGTCAACGGTCACCCGGAAACGCGCGGCCGCCCGGCGCCGAAGGAAGATGCGGCGGCCCCGATTGTGCCCTATCTCAACGGCAAGGTTCCCGACGGCAGCAAGCAGCGCCTCGACGCGCTCGGGCCTGAAAAGTTCGCCGCCTGGATGCGGGACCAGAAGCAGGTTCTGGTCACCGACACGACCATGCGCGACGGCCACCAGTCGTTGCTGGCGACGCGCATGCGCACCCACGACATCGCCCGCATTGCCGGCACCTATGCCCGCGCATTGCCGCAGCTGCTTTCGCTGGAATGCTGGGGCGGTGCGACCTTCGACGTTTCCATGCGCTTCCTGACCGAAGATCCCTGGGAGCGCCTGTCGCTGGTGCGCGAGGCGGCACCGAACCTGCTGTTGCAGATGCTGCTGCGCGGCGCAAACGGCGTCGGCTACACCAACTATCCCGACAATGTCGTGCAGCATTTCGTCAAGCAGGCCGCCGATGGCGGCATCGACCTGTTCCGCGTCTTCGATTGCCTGAACTGGGTCGAGAACATGCGCGTCGCCATGGATGCCGTGCGCACTGAGGGCAAGCTCTGCGAGGCGGCGATCTGCTACACGGGCGACATCCTCGACCCGGCGCGGGCGAAGTACGATCTCAAATATTATGTTGGCCTCGCCGGCGAACTGGAAAAGGCCGGCGCGCATATCATTGCCGTCAAGGACATGGCCGGCCTGCTCAAGCCGGCAGCGGCGCGCGTGCTGTTCAAGGCGCTGCGCGAGGCGACCGACCTGCCGATCCATTTCCACACGCATGACACCTCCGGCCTGTCGGCGGCGACCGTGCTTGCTGCCGTGGAGAGCGGCGTCGACGCTATCGATGCGGCGATGGATTCGGTGTCCGGCAACACCTCGCAGCCTTGTCTCGGCTCGATCGTCGAGGCGCTGAAGGGCGATCCGCGCGATCCTGGCCTCGACCCGCAATGGATCCGCCGCATCTCCTTCTACTGGGAAGCCGTTCGCAACCAGTATGCCGCTTTCGAAAGCGACCTCAAGGGGCCGGCCTCGGAAGTCTACCTGCATGAGATGCCGGGCGGCCAGTTCACCAATCTCAAGGAGCAGGCGCGCTCGCTCGGCCTTGAGACGCGCTGGCACGAGGTTGCCCAAGCCTATCACGATGTCAACCTGATGTTCGGCGACATCGTCAAGGTGACGCCCTCGTCCAAGGTGGTTGGCGACATGGCGCTGATGATGGTCAGCCAGGACCTGACGGTGGCCGATGTCGAGAACCCCGACAAGGACATTGCCTTCCCGGATTCGGTCGTCTCGATGCTGCGCGGCGATCTCGGACAGTCGCCCGGCGGCTGGCCGAAGGCGTTGCAGAAGAAGGCGCTGAAGGGCGAGAAGCCGATCACGGTGCGCCCCGGCTCGCTGCTCAAGCCCGCCGATCTCAAGGCCGACCGCAAGGAGATCGAGGAGAAGCTTGGCCGCGAACTCAGCGAATTCGAATTCTCGTCCTGGCTGATGTATCCGAAAGTCTTCACCGATTTCGTCGGCGCGCAGGACACCTACGGTCCGGTCAGCGTGCTGCCGACGCCGGTCTATTTCTACGGCATGGCCTCTGAGGACGAGATTTTCGTCGACATCGAAAAGGGCAAGACTCTGGTCATCCGCTGTCTCGCCATCGGCGATGTCGATGAAAAGGGCATGGTCACGGTCTTCTTCGAGCTCAACGGCCAGCCGCGCCGCGTGAAGGTGCCGGATCGTGCGCATGGCGCCTCGGCCGCCAAGGCCCGCCGCAAGGCAGAGCCGGGCAACGAGGCCCATGTCGGCGCGCCGATGCCGGGCGTGGTCTCGACGCTGGCCGTGGCTGCAGGGCAGGCGGTAAAGGCCGGCGACGTGCTTTTGTCGATCGAGGCGATGAAGATGGAAACCGCGCTCCACGCCGAGCGCGACGGCACCATTACTGAGGTGCTGGTAAAGGCCGGCGACCAGATCGACGCGAAAGATCTGCTCATAGCCTTCGGCTGA
- a CDS encoding MFS transporter, translating into MNATNTIAAAKKGRWAVAAAFFANGFITGSWAPQIPVFLTRLEISEFTLGLLILVFGVGAIAFMSWCGHLIARHGSRSVMRWFGAAATFGLLIVALAPNVPLAALSMFLFGGVIGGLDVAMNSNAVAVEKKLSRAIMSSSHGFWSLGGFVGGGIGGIAIQTYGYLAHAAGVTVVALVLLGFALRYLVVEDRHVAAEHRKFTLPRNPVIYLVGVMALFSMVPEGAVLDWAALYLKQELGADIATAGFAFGCFAGTMALVRFMGDAVRNRYGAVTTLRVSSLIAAAGMLVAGFAPTPWIAIAAFAFCGLGIANMVPIAFSAAGNQPGMSAGAGMSVVTTMGYSGILVAPSAIGFIGGHTGFAPVFVAVSALLVVVFLLAGLARSADFVPAAQPAE; encoded by the coding sequence ATGAACGCAACGAACACGATCGCTGCCGCGAAGAAAGGCCGCTGGGCAGTTGCCGCTGCTTTCTTCGCCAATGGCTTCATCACCGGAAGCTGGGCGCCGCAGATTCCCGTTTTCCTGACGCGGCTCGAGATCAGCGAATTCACGCTCGGCCTGCTGATCCTGGTGTTCGGCGTCGGCGCCATCGCCTTCATGTCGTGGTGCGGTCATCTTATTGCGCGTCATGGCTCGCGCAGCGTCATGCGCTGGTTTGGCGCTGCCGCCACATTTGGCCTGCTGATCGTAGCACTCGCGCCGAATGTGCCGCTGGCCGCGCTCTCGATGTTCCTGTTCGGCGGCGTCATCGGCGGTCTGGACGTGGCGATGAATTCCAATGCGGTGGCCGTCGAAAAGAAGCTCTCGCGGGCAATCATGTCGTCCTCGCATGGCTTCTGGAGCCTTGGCGGTTTCGTCGGCGGCGGCATCGGCGGCATCGCAATCCAGACCTATGGCTATCTCGCCCATGCGGCGGGTGTAACCGTGGTAGCGCTTGTCCTCCTTGGATTTGCGCTGCGCTACCTCGTCGTCGAGGACAGGCATGTCGCGGCTGAGCATCGCAAGTTCACATTGCCGAGAAATCCGGTGATCTACCTGGTTGGCGTGATGGCGCTGTTCTCGATGGTCCCGGAAGGCGCCGTGCTCGATTGGGCAGCACTCTATCTCAAGCAGGAACTCGGCGCGGATATCGCAACAGCCGGCTTCGCCTTTGGCTGCTTCGCTGGCACCATGGCGCTGGTGCGCTTCATGGGCGATGCGGTGCGCAACCGCTATGGCGCGGTGACCACGCTCAGGGTTTCCAGCCTGATCGCCGCTGCCGGCATGCTGGTGGCAGGCTTTGCGCCGACGCCATGGATTGCCATCGCTGCCTTCGCCTTCTGCGGCCTCGGCATTGCCAATATGGTGCCGATCGCCTTCTCGGCTGCGGGCAACCAGCCCGGCATGTCGGCGGGCGCCGGCATGAGTGTCGTCACCACCATGGGTTATTCCGGCATTCTGGTAGCGCCGTCGGCCATCGGCTTCATCGGCGGGCACACCGGCTTTGCGCCGGTGTTCGTGGCGGTTTCGGCGCTGCTTGTTGTGGTGTTCCTGCTTGCCGGATTGGCGCGCTCGGCAGATTTCGTACCTGCGGCGCAGCCTGCCGAATAG
- a CDS encoding DUF3309 family protein produces the protein MTLTTLLIIILILILIGAVPAWPHSRAWGYGPSGIVGIILVVLLVLLLMGRI, from the coding sequence ATGACGCTGACAACACTTCTGATCATCATTCTCATTCTGATCCTGATTGGCGCGGTTCCCGCGTGGCCGCATTCGCGCGCCTGGGGTTATGGCCCATCCGGTATCGTCGGCATTATCCTCGTCGTGCTGCTCGTATTGCTTCTGATGGGACGAATTTGA